The nucleotide window ATTGGAGATAATGCTTAAAATCGAAGGCTATACTGTATTTATTGAATGTAATAGTACAAATCTAATAAAAGAAATAAACCTCAAAAAGTCAGATCTTTTACTTATGGACCTGTGGATGCCTGTGGTGTCTGGTGATCAGCTATTAAAGACTATAAGAGGCACAAAAGGACTAGAAAATTTACCAGTTCTAT belongs to Chryseobacterium sp. KACC 21268 and includes:
- a CDS encoding response regulator is translated as MSEKKIMIYYGDTGILDVLEIMLKIEGYTVFIECNSTNLIKEINLKKSDLLLMDLWMPVVSGDQLLKTIRGTKGLENLPVLFYQLV